A genome region from Calypte anna isolate BGI_N300 chromosome 4B, bCalAnn1_v1.p, whole genome shotgun sequence includes the following:
- the HTRA3 gene encoding serine protease HTRA3 isoform X1, whose protein sequence is MRLSLLSPLLLLSFGCSSGAAELSASRAKCPTRCDVSKCPSPSCPSGYVPDRCNCCLICAAGEGDSCGRKEDPPCGDSLDCRYPMGKRFAKGVCQCKLSAPVCGSDGRTYDNICQLKAVSRKALQHGLPGIAQVQKGACESGHLQSSSPRYKFNFIADVVEKIAPAVVHIELFLRHPLFGRNIPLSSGSGFIMSDSGLIVTNAHVVSSTNAISGRQQLKVQLQNGDTYEATIRDIDKKSDIATIKIHPKKKLPVLLLGHSADLRPGEFVVAIGSPFALQNTVTTGIVSTAQRDGKELGLRDSDMDYVQTDAIINYGNSGGPLVNLDGEVIGINTLKVTAGISFAIPSDRITQFLTESHDKQSKDGKKRFIGIRMLTITPALVEELKHTNADFPDVRSGIYVHEVVPNSPSHRGGIQDGDIIVKVNGRPLMTSSDLQEAVMNESPLLLEVRRGNDDLLFNIEPEVVM, encoded by the exons ATGCGGCTGTCGCTGCTGAGCCCGttgctccttctctccttcGGCTGCAGCTCAGGGGCCGCGGAGCTCTCGGCCTCCCGAGCCAAGTGCCCGACCCGCTGCGATGTCTCCAagtgccccagccccagctgtcCCAGCGGATACGTCCCCGACCGCTGCAACTGCTGCCTCATCTGCGCCGCGGGTGAGGGGGACTCCTGCGGCCGCAAGGAAGACCCACCCTGCGGGGACAGCCTCGACTGCCGCTACCCCATGGGCAAGCGCTTCGCTAAGGGGGTCTGTCAGTGCAAGCTCAGCGCCCCGGTATGCGGCAGCGACGGGCGAACCTACGATAACATCTGCCAGCTGAAGGCGGTGAGCCGCAAGGCGCTGCAGCACGGCCTGCCCGGTATCGCCCAGGTCCAGAAGGGAGCCTGCGAATCGG GTCACCTGCAGTCCAGCAGCCCAAGATACAAATTCAACTTCATAGCAGATGTGGTGGAAAAGATTGCACCTGCAGTTGTGCACATTGAACTTTTCCTCAG GCATCCTCTCTTTGGTCGAAACATTCCACTTTCCAGTGGATCTGGGTTTATTATGTCTGATTCTGGTTTAATTGTGACCAATGCCCACGTGGTATCAAGCACTAATGCTATATCTGGGAGACAGCAATTGAAAGTTCAGCTACAGAATGGAGATACCTATGAAGCAACTATCAGAGACATTGACAAGAAATCTGACATTGCAACAATAAAGATTCACCCTAAG aaaaaactaCCAGTATTGTTACTGGGACACTCAGCTGATCTGAGGCCAGGAGAATTTGTGGTGGCAATTGGAAGCCCGTTTGCCTTACAGAATACTGTGACAACAGGTATTGTCAGCACTGCTCAGCGAGATGGCAAAGAACTGGGCCTGAGGGACTCAGATATGGATTATGTTCAGACAGATGCTATTATCAAT TATGGCAACTCTGGAGGACCTCTAGTTAACCTG GATGGTGAAGTTATTGGGATTAACACCTTGAAGGTCACAGCTGGAATTTCTTTCGCTATTCCTTCAGACCGCATCACTCAGTTTCTTACAGAGTCTCATGACAAACAGAGTAAAG ATGGAAAGAAACGTTTCATTGGCATCAGAATGCTGACAATAACACCTGC CTTGGTGGAAGAACTTAAACACACTAATGCTGACTTTCCTGATGTCAGAAGTGGAATTTATGTACATGAAGTTGTGCCAAACTCACCTTCTCACAG AGGAGGGATCCAAGATGGAGATATCATTGTTAAAGTCAATGGACGTCCTTTGATGACTTCCAGTGACCTGCAAGAGGCTGTGATGAATGAATCTCCTCTACTACTTGAAGTTCGAAGAGGAAATGATGACTTGTTATTTAACATTGAGCCTGAAGTTGTCATGTAA
- the HTRA3 gene encoding serine protease HTRA3 isoform X2, with protein sequence MRLSLLSPLLLLSFGCSSGAAELSASRAKCPTRCDVSKCPSPSCPSGYVPDRCNCCLICAAGEGDSCGRKEDPPCGDSLDCRYPMGKRFAKGVCQCKLSAPVCGSDGRTYDNICQLKAVSRKALQHGLPGIAQVQKGACESGHLQSSSPRYKFNFIADVVEKIAPAVVHIELFLRHPLFGRNIPLSSGSGFIMSDSGLIVTNAHVVSSTNAISGRQQLKVQLQNGDTYEATIRDIDKKSDIATIKIHPKYGNSGGPLVNLDGEVIGINTLKVTAGISFAIPSDRITQFLTESHDKQSKDGKKRFIGIRMLTITPALVEELKHTNADFPDVRSGIYVHEVVPNSPSHRGGIQDGDIIVKVNGRPLMTSSDLQEAVMNESPLLLEVRRGNDDLLFNIEPEVVM encoded by the exons ATGCGGCTGTCGCTGCTGAGCCCGttgctccttctctccttcGGCTGCAGCTCAGGGGCCGCGGAGCTCTCGGCCTCCCGAGCCAAGTGCCCGACCCGCTGCGATGTCTCCAagtgccccagccccagctgtcCCAGCGGATACGTCCCCGACCGCTGCAACTGCTGCCTCATCTGCGCCGCGGGTGAGGGGGACTCCTGCGGCCGCAAGGAAGACCCACCCTGCGGGGACAGCCTCGACTGCCGCTACCCCATGGGCAAGCGCTTCGCTAAGGGGGTCTGTCAGTGCAAGCTCAGCGCCCCGGTATGCGGCAGCGACGGGCGAACCTACGATAACATCTGCCAGCTGAAGGCGGTGAGCCGCAAGGCGCTGCAGCACGGCCTGCCCGGTATCGCCCAGGTCCAGAAGGGAGCCTGCGAATCGG GTCACCTGCAGTCCAGCAGCCCAAGATACAAATTCAACTTCATAGCAGATGTGGTGGAAAAGATTGCACCTGCAGTTGTGCACATTGAACTTTTCCTCAG GCATCCTCTCTTTGGTCGAAACATTCCACTTTCCAGTGGATCTGGGTTTATTATGTCTGATTCTGGTTTAATTGTGACCAATGCCCACGTGGTATCAAGCACTAATGCTATATCTGGGAGACAGCAATTGAAAGTTCAGCTACAGAATGGAGATACCTATGAAGCAACTATCAGAGACATTGACAAGAAATCTGACATTGCAACAATAAAGATTCACCCTAAG TATGGCAACTCTGGAGGACCTCTAGTTAACCTG GATGGTGAAGTTATTGGGATTAACACCTTGAAGGTCACAGCTGGAATTTCTTTCGCTATTCCTTCAGACCGCATCACTCAGTTTCTTACAGAGTCTCATGACAAACAGAGTAAAG ATGGAAAGAAACGTTTCATTGGCATCAGAATGCTGACAATAACACCTGC CTTGGTGGAAGAACTTAAACACACTAATGCTGACTTTCCTGATGTCAGAAGTGGAATTTATGTACATGAAGTTGTGCCAAACTCACCTTCTCACAG AGGAGGGATCCAAGATGGAGATATCATTGTTAAAGTCAATGGACGTCCTTTGATGACTTCCAGTGACCTGCAAGAGGCTGTGATGAATGAATCTCCTCTACTACTTGAAGTTCGAAGAGGAAATGATGACTTGTTATTTAACATTGAGCCTGAAGTTGTCATGTAA